From Brochothrix thermosphacta DSM 20171 = FSL F6-1036, a single genomic window includes:
- the arsC gene encoding arsenate reductase (thioredoxin), whose amino-acid sequence MTKKTIYFLCTGNACRSQIAEGWAKKLLPDWNVQSAGIVAHGINPKAIACMEEIGIDISQQKSTVMSEEIYSQADLVVTLCADADENCPIVRAEVPREHWGFEDPARATGTEAEQWLVFQQVRDAIGERIKQFAKEKV is encoded by the coding sequence ATGACGAAAAAAACTATTTATTTTTTATGTACGGGCAATGCATGCCGTAGTCAAATTGCTGAAGGGTGGGCAAAAAAACTATTGCCTGATTGGAATGTTCAAAGTGCGGGGATTGTTGCTCATGGTATTAACCCCAAAGCAATAGCGTGTATGGAAGAGATTGGTATTGATATATCTCAACAAAAATCGACAGTTATGTCAGAAGAAATTTATTCACAAGCAGACTTAGTAGTCACACTATGTGCTGATGCTGATGAAAATTGTCCAATTGTTAGAGCCGAAGTCCCACGTGAGCATTGGGGATTTGAGGATCCGGCACGAGCAACGGGTACAGAAGCAGAACAATGGTTAGTGTTTCAACAGGTAAGAGATGCAATAGGTGAAAGAATCAAGCAGTTTGCAAAAGAAAAAGTGTAA